In the Leifsonia sp. 466MF genome, one interval contains:
- a CDS encoding methyltransferase, with the protein MPEGPYRWFVYAEIALAVVTFVALLFIVAPYGGRHGRGGWGPTVPARVGWVVMEAPASILFVVFYLLGSHRFEPVPLLFLALWLVHYVYRAFVYPFLMRSGSRMPVLVMLLAIGFNLLNAWVNARWISEYGSYPVSWLADWRFWAGVVLFAGGLTLNARSDRTLRLLRRSGGGYRIPQGGGFRYVSSPNYLGEMIEWTGWAIATWSLAGTAFALYTFANLAPRAFANHRWYRETFPDYPSERRALLPFVL; encoded by the coding sequence ATGCCCGAGGGACCCTACCGCTGGTTCGTCTACGCCGAGATCGCGCTGGCCGTCGTGACGTTCGTCGCGCTGCTGTTCATCGTCGCGCCGTACGGCGGGCGGCACGGGCGCGGTGGATGGGGCCCCACGGTGCCCGCGCGGGTCGGCTGGGTCGTCATGGAGGCGCCCGCGTCCATCCTCTTCGTGGTGTTCTACCTGCTCGGATCGCACCGCTTCGAGCCGGTGCCGCTGCTGTTCCTGGCGCTCTGGCTCGTGCACTACGTCTACCGGGCGTTCGTCTACCCGTTCCTGATGCGCTCCGGGTCGCGCATGCCCGTGCTCGTGATGCTGCTCGCGATCGGCTTCAACCTGCTGAACGCGTGGGTCAACGCGCGATGGATCTCGGAGTACGGGAGCTATCCCGTGTCGTGGCTGGCGGACTGGCGGTTCTGGGCCGGCGTCGTCCTGTTCGCGGGCGGGCTGACCCTGAATGCGCGCTCCGACCGCACGCTGCGGCTGTTGCGACGGTCGGGGGGCGGATACCGCATCCCTCAGGGCGGCGGCTTCCGGTACGTCTCCAGCCCCAACTACCTCGGCGAGATGATCGAGTGGACGGGATGGGCGATCGCCACCTGGTCTCTCGCGGGCACCGCATTCGCGCTGTACACGTTCGCGAACCTGGCGCCCCGGGCGTTCGCGAACCACCGCTGGTACCGGGAGACGTTCCCGGATTACCCCTCCGAGCGGCGCGCTCTCCTCCCGTTCGTGCTCTGA
- a CDS encoding glycoside hydrolase family 3 C-terminal domain-containing protein — MTDTTTAATAADISGLSVEEKASLTSGESFWRTKAVGDIPSVMLTDGPHGLRKQREGGDHLGIGDSVPATCFPPAVALGSSWDVELVERVGTALGVESSIEDVAVLLGPGINIKRSPLCGRNFEYLSEDPIVSGVLGAALVRGIQSQGVGASLKHFAANNQEDDRMRSSSDVDPRPLREIYLRGFQRVVEDAQPHTVMCSYNRINGVFASENRWLLTDVLRDEWGFQGLVVSDWGAVSDRVAALRAGLDLEMPGNAGLSDAAVVAAVGDGSLDESVLDASAARVAELATRWADTERVEGPLDVDAHHALAREAAGRSIVLLKNDVPASDDRPLLPLAADRSIAVIGAFAEKPRYQGAGSSMIRPTRLDDALTGIRAVAGDVAYAPGFSLAAEVDADESSRLRDEAVAAASTADVAVVFAGLPARLESEGYDRDDIDLPADQLAVIDAVVAANPRTVVVLSNGGVVTLPFSRTVPALVEGWLLGQAGGSATADVLFGAVNPSGKLTETVPLRLEDTPAFLNFPGEEGHVRYGEGLFVGYRWYDARRMEVEYPFGHGLSYTTFSYGDVSASVTASGDIEVRLTVTNTGERSGREVVQVYTSLAGSHVQRPPREIKGFKVIELEPGASGEVAVTVRREDLAYWDVRADRWVVEGGEYTIEVGASSRDLRARVLAAVDGDEVRLPLTRESSLGEVLAHPVAGPMVQGALAGMSELLDGASSIMPEGVSMERMMASFPIGRVGMMSGGQVTPDMIDGLLAAANAQQQ; from the coding sequence ATGACAGACACGACCACGGCGGCCACCGCCGCCGACATCTCCGGGCTCAGCGTCGAGGAGAAGGCCTCGCTCACCAGCGGGGAGAGCTTCTGGCGCACGAAGGCGGTCGGCGACATCCCGTCCGTCATGCTCACCGACGGCCCGCACGGCCTCCGCAAGCAGCGGGAGGGCGGCGATCACCTGGGGATCGGCGACAGCGTTCCGGCGACCTGCTTCCCGCCCGCGGTGGCCCTCGGTTCCTCGTGGGATGTGGAGCTGGTCGAGCGCGTCGGCACCGCGCTGGGCGTCGAGTCGTCCATCGAGGATGTCGCCGTCCTCCTGGGGCCGGGCATCAACATCAAGCGGTCGCCGTTGTGCGGCCGCAACTTCGAGTACCTGAGCGAGGATCCCATCGTCTCCGGCGTTCTCGGCGCTGCGCTCGTGCGCGGCATCCAGTCGCAGGGGGTCGGTGCGTCGCTGAAGCACTTCGCCGCGAACAACCAGGAGGACGACCGGATGCGTTCCTCCTCCGACGTCGACCCCCGCCCGCTGCGCGAGATCTACCTGCGCGGCTTCCAGCGCGTCGTCGAGGACGCTCAGCCGCACACCGTGATGTGCTCGTACAACCGCATCAACGGCGTGTTCGCGTCCGAGAACCGGTGGCTGCTCACGGACGTGCTGCGCGACGAGTGGGGCTTCCAGGGCCTCGTCGTCTCCGACTGGGGAGCGGTCAGCGACCGGGTCGCCGCCCTGCGCGCCGGGCTCGACCTAGAGATGCCGGGCAACGCCGGGCTGAGCGATGCCGCGGTCGTCGCGGCGGTGGGCGACGGCTCGCTCGACGAGTCCGTGCTGGATGCGTCGGCGGCCCGGGTGGCCGAGCTCGCGACCCGGTGGGCCGACACGGAGCGCGTGGAGGGTCCGCTCGACGTGGACGCCCACCACGCGCTGGCCCGGGAGGCGGCCGGCCGATCCATCGTGCTGCTGAAGAACGACGTCCCGGCGTCCGATGACCGCCCGCTCCTCCCGCTCGCCGCCGACCGGTCGATCGCGGTCATCGGCGCGTTCGCCGAGAAGCCGCGGTACCAGGGCGCCGGCTCGTCGATGATCCGCCCCACCCGGCTCGACGACGCCCTCACGGGCATCCGCGCGGTCGCCGGGGATGTCGCCTACGCTCCCGGGTTCTCGCTCGCGGCCGAGGTGGATGCGGACGAGTCGTCGCGACTGCGCGACGAAGCGGTCGCGGCCGCATCCACCGCCGACGTCGCCGTGGTCTTCGCCGGGCTGCCCGCACGGCTGGAGTCCGAGGGCTACGATCGCGACGACATCGACCTGCCGGCGGACCAGCTGGCCGTCATCGATGCTGTGGTCGCGGCCAACCCGCGCACGGTCGTCGTGTTGTCCAACGGCGGCGTGGTGACGCTCCCGTTCTCGCGGACCGTCCCGGCGCTCGTGGAGGGCTGGCTGCTCGGTCAGGCGGGCGGCTCCGCGACCGCGGACGTGCTGTTCGGCGCGGTCAACCCGTCGGGCAAGCTCACCGAGACGGTGCCGCTGCGGCTGGAGGACACCCCGGCGTTCCTCAACTTCCCGGGCGAGGAGGGACACGTCCGGTACGGCGAGGGCCTGTTCGTCGGCTACCGCTGGTACGACGCGCGCCGGATGGAGGTCGAGTACCCGTTCGGACACGGCCTCTCGTACACGACCTTCTCGTACGGCGACGTCAGCGCATCCGTGACCGCATCCGGTGACATCGAGGTCCGCCTCACCGTGACGAACACGGGGGAGCGCTCCGGTCGCGAGGTCGTGCAGGTGTACACGTCGCTGGCCGGGTCGCACGTGCAGCGTCCGCCGCGGGAGATCAAGGGCTTCAAGGTGATCGAGCTCGAGCCGGGCGCCTCCGGTGAGGTCGCGGTGACGGTCCGGCGAGAGGACCTGGCGTACTGGGATGTTCGCGCCGACCGCTGGGTGGTCGAGGGCGGCGAGTACACGATCGAGGTGGGCGCCTCAAGCCGCGATCTTCGGGCCAGGGTCCTGGCCGCGGTCGACGGAGACGAGGTGCGGCTGCCGCTCACGCGCGAGTCGTCGCTCGGCGAGGTGCTCGCGCATCCCGTCGCCGGCCCGATGGTGCAGGGAGCGCTGGCGGGGATGTCGGAACTGCTCGACGGCGCGTCGTCGATCATGCCGGAAGGCGTGTCGATGGAGCGGATGATGGCGTCGTTCCCGATCGGACGCGTCGGCATGATGTCCGGCGGCCAGGTGACGCCCGACATGATCGACGGGCTGCTCGCCGCCGCGAACGCGCAGCAGCAGTGA
- a CDS encoding MFS transporter — MTSDTSVPLGEPAAEPTPITTNTFVGTASGNDDPPAPIRGLRRLMVWIIPANLGIYLIWGALPGILLPQQITLLFGEQDKVANLTIVASIGAFAAMVAQPIAGQISDRTRSRFGRRAPWIVIGSLAGGLSLIGLAFANSLIGVIIAWTLVQICYNFAQGPLTAIMPDRVPLKRRGTFAALSGIGLMVGALGGQIVGALFFNSLTVGYIFFAAFSLVVLSLFVLFNPDYSSARLDREPFTLVDFLKTFWVNPVAHPDFFWAFTGRLLLYTGYFAVTGFQLYLLTDYFHVDHPEQIIPLLGLLSLVGIIVSTVVSGPLSDRFGRRKPFVFASAAVVSLGFLLPWLWPDVTAWIIMTIIAGFGFGMFQAVDTALMSEVLPSAKSFAKDLGVVNIAATLPQTLAPGVAGAIVLAFGYSALFPIAIVLGILGALAVWPIKATR, encoded by the coding sequence ATGACGTCAGACACCTCCGTCCCGCTCGGCGAACCCGCCGCCGAGCCGACACCGATCACGACCAACACCTTCGTCGGCACCGCCTCCGGCAACGACGACCCGCCCGCGCCCATCAGGGGCCTCCGCCGGCTGATGGTGTGGATCATCCCCGCCAACCTCGGCATCTACCTGATCTGGGGCGCCCTGCCCGGCATCCTCCTCCCGCAGCAAATCACCCTGCTGTTCGGCGAACAGGACAAGGTCGCCAACCTCACGATCGTGGCGAGCATCGGCGCGTTCGCCGCCATGGTGGCTCAGCCGATCGCCGGACAGATCTCCGACCGCACCCGATCCCGTTTCGGGCGCCGGGCGCCCTGGATCGTCATCGGCTCCCTCGCCGGCGGTCTCTCGCTGATCGGACTCGCTTTCGCGAACTCGCTCATCGGCGTGATCATCGCCTGGACGCTCGTGCAGATCTGCTACAACTTCGCGCAGGGCCCGCTCACCGCGATCATGCCCGACCGCGTGCCGCTGAAGCGCCGCGGCACGTTCGCCGCCCTCTCCGGGATCGGCCTCATGGTGGGCGCGCTCGGCGGCCAGATCGTCGGCGCGCTGTTCTTCAACAGCCTCACAGTCGGTTACATCTTCTTCGCGGCGTTCTCGCTCGTCGTCCTGAGCCTGTTCGTCCTGTTCAACCCGGATTACTCAAGCGCTCGGCTGGACCGCGAGCCCTTCACGCTCGTCGACTTCCTCAAGACCTTCTGGGTGAACCCGGTCGCGCACCCCGACTTCTTCTGGGCGTTCACCGGCCGTCTGCTCCTGTACACCGGCTACTTCGCGGTGACCGGGTTCCAGCTCTACCTGCTCACCGACTACTTCCACGTCGACCACCCCGAGCAGATCATCCCGCTCCTCGGGCTTCTCAGCCTCGTCGGCATCATCGTGTCCACCGTCGTCTCCGGCCCCCTGTCGGACCGGTTCGGGCGCCGCAAGCCGTTCGTCTTCGCCTCCGCCGCCGTCGTCAGCCTGGGATTCCTGCTGCCGTGGCTGTGGCCGGACGTGACCGCGTGGATCATCATGACGATCATCGCCGGCTTCGGGTTCGGGATGTTCCAGGCCGTGGACACGGCCCTCATGAGCGAGGTCCTCCCGTCCGCGAAGTCGTTCGCGAAGGACCTCGGCGTCGTGAACATCGCCGCCACCCTCCCGCAGACCCTCGCCCCCGGCGTCGCCGGCGCCATCGTCCTCGCCTTCGGCTACAGCGCGCTCTTCCCGATCGCGATCGTCCTCGGCATCCTGGGGGCATTGGCCGTCTGGCCCATCAAGGCGACCCGCTGA
- a CDS encoding TetR/AcrR family transcriptional regulator, which yields MARRGSYAKGVAKRDEILERALEVIAREGIRGASVKELADAVGLSQAGLLHYFDSKEELFTAILRKRDEVDSRRFGDVDEEPSLDRIRDGYVGIVRHNAEVPGLVQLFSRLAVDAGDPQHPAHDYFVERSAALRQTFAAALAQRRGDDAVSSKVDPDTLARILQAVSDGMQLQWLQDPSVDMAATVDALFELLAPGGKGVGPAGIEPTTSTV from the coding sequence ATGGCACGACGAGGTTCCTACGCGAAAGGCGTGGCCAAGAGGGACGAGATCCTGGAGCGCGCGCTTGAGGTGATCGCCCGCGAGGGCATCCGCGGAGCGTCGGTGAAGGAGCTGGCGGATGCGGTGGGCCTCAGCCAGGCCGGCCTCCTCCACTACTTCGACAGCAAAGAGGAGCTGTTCACGGCGATCCTCCGCAAGCGCGACGAGGTCGACAGCCGCCGCTTCGGCGACGTGGACGAGGAGCCCTCGCTCGACCGCATCCGCGACGGCTACGTCGGAATCGTGCGGCACAACGCCGAGGTTCCGGGTCTGGTCCAGCTGTTCTCACGCCTGGCGGTCGACGCCGGCGACCCGCAGCATCCCGCCCACGACTACTTCGTCGAGCGCAGTGCGGCCCTCCGGCAGACCTTCGCCGCGGCGCTGGCGCAACGGCGGGGTGACGACGCCGTCAGCAGCAAGGTGGACCCGGACACGCTCGCGCGCATCCTGCAGGCGGTCTCCGACGGCATGCAGCTGCAGTGGTTGCAGGACCCATCGGTCGACATGGCCGCCACGGTCGACGCGCTCTTCGAGCTGCTCGCGCCCGGCGGAAAAGGAGTGGGCCCTGCCGGGATCGAACCGACGACATCCACGGTGTAA
- a CDS encoding peroxiredoxin: MALENDTLAPDFELLNQYGETVRLSDFRGRKAVAIVFFPLAFSGTCTGELCALRDNISLFEDHRVELLGVSVDSKFTLRAWAEQEGYGFSLLADFWPHGDIAKEYGVFLAEKGFANRATFLVDERGIIRASFITAPGEARSIESYRAALDRLPAHV, encoded by the coding sequence GTGGCTCTAGAGAACGACACGCTCGCACCCGATTTCGAACTGCTCAACCAGTACGGGGAGACGGTTCGACTGAGCGACTTCCGTGGCCGGAAGGCCGTCGCGATCGTCTTCTTCCCGCTCGCCTTCTCGGGCACCTGCACCGGCGAGCTGTGCGCTCTTCGCGACAACATCTCCCTGTTCGAGGACCACCGGGTCGAATTGCTGGGCGTCTCGGTCGACTCCAAGTTCACGCTGCGGGCGTGGGCGGAGCAGGAGGGCTACGGCTTCTCGCTGCTCGCGGACTTCTGGCCGCACGGCGACATCGCCAAGGAGTACGGCGTCTTCCTGGCCGAGAAGGGCTTCGCGAACCGAGCGACCTTCCTGGTGGACGAGCGCGGCATCATCCGCGCGTCCTTCATCACGGCGCCGGGCGAGGCCCGCTCGATCGAGTCGTACCGCGCCGCGCTCGACCGCCTCCCCGCCCACGTCTGA
- the aceE gene encoding pyruvate dehydrogenase (acetyl-transferring), homodimeric type — MTVNDQDPYSMNNIDSDPEETAEWRESLDQLVAAHGHERAREIMLSLLKRSKELHVGVPMVPTTDYINTISPENEPEFPGDEEIERRYRAWIRWNAAVLVHRAQRPGIAVGGHISTYASSAALYEVGFNHFFRGQDHPGGGDQIFVQGHASPGTYARAFLEGRLSADQLDGFRQEKSHAGGGLSSYPHPRLMPEFWQFPTVSMGLGPINAIYQAQLNKYLTNRGIKDASDQHVWAFLGDGEMDEVESRGQLQVAANEKLDNLTFVINANLQRLDGPVRGNGKIIQELESFFRGAGWNVIKVIWGREWDDLLARDADGALVNLMNETPDGDYQTYKTESGAYVRENFFGRDPRTLELVKDYSDDQIWNLKRGGHDYRKVYAAFKAAAEHKGQPTVIIAKTIKGYGLGPSFEGRNATHQMKKMTLDNLKTFRDAMRIPITDAQLEENPYLPPYYNPGADDEAIQYLHDRRRALGGYVPERRAKYTQLNLPDDSAYAISKKGSGTQEVATTMAFVRLLKDLLRSKDFGHRIVPIIPDEARTFGMDAFFPNAKIYNPNGQHYTSVDRELLLAYKESPQGQIIHVGINEAGALAAFTNVGTSYSTQGEPLIPVYVFYSMFGFQRTGDALWAAGDQMARGFLVGATAGRTTLTGEGLQHADGHSPLLASTNPAVVQYDPAYGYEIGHIVRAGLERMYGGNHPDPNVMYYLTVYNEPIVQPAEPEGVDVDGIVRGVYKLRAGEGDGPKAQLLASGVSVPWAVEAQHLLAQDWGVSADVWSVTSWGELRRDGLAAEEHNFLYPQQEKQVPYVTRKLQEAEGPFVAVTDYSHAVPDMIRQFVPGEYATLGADSFGFSDTRPAARRFFKIDGPSMVVRTLELLAAQGKVDPNAPAWAIEKYLLHDVNAGTTGSAGGEA; from the coding sequence GTGACTGTAAACGACCAGGACCCGTACTCGATGAATAACATCGATTCGGACCCGGAGGAGACCGCCGAGTGGCGCGAATCCCTCGACCAACTGGTTGCGGCCCATGGCCATGAGCGTGCTCGCGAGATCATGCTCAGCCTGCTCAAGCGCTCGAAGGAACTGCACGTCGGCGTGCCGATGGTTCCGACGACGGACTACATCAACACGATCTCCCCGGAGAACGAGCCCGAGTTCCCCGGCGACGAGGAGATCGAGCGCCGCTACCGCGCGTGGATCCGCTGGAACGCCGCCGTGCTCGTCCACCGTGCGCAGCGCCCCGGCATCGCCGTCGGCGGCCACATCTCGACCTACGCGTCGAGCGCCGCCCTCTACGAGGTCGGCTTCAACCACTTCTTCCGCGGCCAGGACCACCCGGGCGGCGGCGACCAGATCTTCGTCCAGGGCCACGCCTCCCCCGGCACCTACGCCCGTGCGTTCCTCGAGGGGCGCCTGAGCGCCGACCAGCTCGACGGCTTCCGACAGGAGAAGTCGCACGCCGGCGGCGGCCTCTCCAGCTACCCGCACCCGCGCCTCATGCCCGAGTTCTGGCAGTTCCCGACCGTGTCGATGGGCCTCGGGCCGATCAACGCCATCTACCAGGCGCAGCTCAACAAGTACCTCACCAACCGCGGCATCAAGGACGCCTCCGACCAGCACGTCTGGGCGTTCCTCGGCGACGGCGAGATGGATGAGGTCGAGTCGCGCGGTCAGCTCCAGGTCGCGGCGAACGAGAAGCTCGACAACCTCACGTTCGTCATCAACGCGAACCTGCAGCGCCTCGACGGCCCGGTCCGCGGCAACGGCAAGATCATCCAGGAGCTCGAGAGCTTCTTCCGCGGCGCCGGCTGGAACGTCATCAAGGTCATCTGGGGCCGCGAGTGGGACGACCTGCTCGCCCGCGACGCCGACGGCGCGCTCGTCAACCTCATGAACGAGACGCCCGACGGCGACTACCAGACATACAAGACCGAGAGCGGCGCCTACGTCCGCGAGAACTTCTTCGGCCGCGACCCGCGGACGCTGGAGCTCGTCAAGGACTACAGCGACGACCAGATCTGGAACCTCAAGCGCGGCGGCCACGACTACCGCAAGGTGTACGCGGCCTTCAAGGCGGCCGCGGAGCACAAGGGCCAGCCGACCGTCATCATCGCCAAGACCATCAAGGGCTACGGGCTCGGCCCGTCGTTCGAGGGCCGCAACGCGACCCACCAGATGAAGAAGATGACGCTGGACAACCTGAAGACGTTCCGGGATGCCATGCGCATCCCGATCACGGACGCCCAGCTCGAGGAGAACCCGTACCTCCCGCCGTACTACAACCCCGGCGCGGACGACGAGGCGATCCAGTACCTGCACGACCGCCGCCGCGCACTCGGCGGCTACGTGCCGGAGCGCCGCGCGAAGTACACGCAGCTCAACCTGCCGGACGACTCCGCGTACGCGATCTCGAAGAAGGGCTCCGGAACGCAAGAGGTCGCCACGACCATGGCGTTCGTCCGCCTCCTGAAGGACCTGCTCCGCTCGAAGGACTTCGGCCACCGCATCGTCCCGATCATCCCGGACGAGGCGCGCACCTTCGGTATGGACGCCTTCTTCCCGAACGCGAAGATCTACAACCCGAACGGCCAGCACTACACGTCGGTCGACCGCGAGCTGCTCCTCGCCTACAAGGAGAGCCCGCAGGGCCAGATCATCCACGTCGGCATCAACGAGGCCGGTGCGCTGGCCGCGTTCACCAACGTCGGCACGTCGTACTCGACGCAGGGCGAGCCGCTCATCCCGGTCTACGTCTTCTACTCGATGTTCGGCTTCCAGCGCACCGGCGACGCCCTGTGGGCGGCGGGCGACCAGATGGCGCGCGGCTTCCTCGTCGGCGCCACCGCCGGTCGCACCACGCTGACCGGTGAGGGTCTGCAGCACGCGGACGGCCACTCGCCGCTGCTCGCATCCACCAACCCGGCCGTCGTCCAGTACGACCCGGCGTACGGCTACGAGATCGGCCACATCGTGCGCGCCGGCCTCGAGCGGATGTACGGCGGCAACCACCCGGACCCGAACGTCATGTACTACCTCACGGTGTACAACGAGCCGATCGTCCAGCCGGCCGAGCCGGAGGGCGTGGATGTGGACGGCATCGTCCGCGGCGTCTACAAGCTGCGCGCCGGCGAGGGCGATGGGCCGAAGGCCCAGCTGCTCGCTTCGGGCGTCTCGGTGCCGTGGGCCGTGGAGGCTCAGCACCTGCTCGCGCAGGACTGGGGCGTCTCGGCCGATGTGTGGAGCGTCACCTCGTGGGGCGAGCTGCGCCGCGACGGTCTTGCCGCCGAGGAGCACAACTTCCTCTACCCGCAGCAGGAGAAGCAGGTGCCCTACGTCACCCGCAAGCTGCAGGAGGCAGAGGGCCCGTTCGTAGCCGTCACCGACTACTCGCACGCCGTGCCGGACATGATCCGTCAGTTCGTCCCGGGCGAGTACGCGACCCTCGGCGCCGACAGCTTCGGCTTCTCGGACACCCGCCCCGCGGCTCGACGGTTCTTCAAGATCGACGGACCGTCGATGGTGGTGCGGACGCTGGAGCTTCTCGCCGCGCAGGGCAAGGTCGACCCGAACGCCCCCGCCTGGGCGATCGAGAAGTACCTTCTGCACGACGTCAACGCCGGCACCACGGGCAGCGCGGGCGGCGAGGCGTAA
- a CDS encoding PucR family transcriptional regulator yields the protein MERTKPETLAWLRKISGELATTTLKRLEDTLPWYRDMPPGRRSAVGLVAQAGISSFISWYDDPRSTPWIAADVFGAAPRELLRSVSLQQTLQLIKITVEVVEERVKTAGSEDLREAILLYSREIAFAAADVYARAAEARGLWDARLEALVVDSILTGEYDDELPSRIAALGWHGHGEVSVLVGTAPKMLDVDQLRRTARHMSADVLIGVQGSRLVLVIGRAWPSNSTPEEAIGAAPVVSFMEIAQQLEPGFGPGHLVLGHEVPSLVDASKSAKAALAGFAVARAWRNCPRPVHADDLLPERALAGDGLARATLISRIYRPLQGYSTELLTTLWCYLDNGRSLEATARELFVHPNTVRYRLKRVSEVIGWDATGAREALILQAALIVGSINEPDSPRRGG from the coding sequence GTGGAGAGGACGAAGCCCGAGACCCTCGCGTGGCTGCGCAAGATCTCGGGTGAGCTGGCGACGACCACGCTCAAGCGGCTCGAGGACACCCTCCCCTGGTACCGCGACATGCCACCGGGCCGGCGCAGCGCCGTCGGCCTGGTGGCCCAGGCGGGCATCTCGTCGTTCATCTCTTGGTACGACGACCCGCGCTCGACGCCGTGGATCGCCGCCGACGTGTTCGGCGCGGCCCCCCGCGAGCTGCTCCGCAGCGTGAGCCTGCAGCAGACGCTGCAGCTCATCAAGATCACCGTCGAGGTGGTCGAGGAGCGCGTGAAGACGGCGGGAAGCGAGGATCTGCGGGAGGCCATCCTGCTGTACTCCCGCGAGATCGCGTTCGCGGCGGCCGACGTCTACGCGCGTGCCGCCGAGGCTCGCGGCCTGTGGGACGCACGCCTCGAGGCCCTGGTCGTCGACAGCATCCTGACCGGCGAGTACGACGACGAGCTCCCCAGCCGCATCGCCGCGCTCGGCTGGCACGGGCACGGCGAGGTCAGCGTCCTCGTCGGTACCGCGCCGAAGATGCTCGACGTCGACCAGCTGCGCCGCACCGCACGCCACATGTCGGCGGACGTGCTGATCGGCGTGCAGGGCAGCCGGCTGGTGCTGGTGATCGGCCGCGCCTGGCCGAGCAACAGCACGCCGGAGGAGGCGATCGGCGCCGCTCCCGTGGTCTCGTTCATGGAGATCGCACAGCAGCTGGAGCCCGGCTTCGGCCCCGGCCATCTGGTACTCGGCCACGAGGTCCCGAGCCTGGTGGATGCGTCCAAGAGCGCGAAGGCGGCCCTCGCCGGTTTCGCGGTCGCCCGGGCCTGGCGCAACTGCCCTCGCCCGGTGCACGCGGACGACCTGCTCCCGGAACGCGCCCTCGCCGGCGACGGCCTCGCCCGCGCGACGCTGATCAGCCGCATCTACCGCCCGCTGCAGGGCTACTCCACCGAGCTGCTCACCACGCTGTGGTGCTACCTCGACAACGGCCGGTCGCTGGAGGCGACGGCGCGCGAGCTGTTCGTGCACCCGAACACCGTCCGCTACCGCCTGAAGCGCGTCTCCGAGGTCATCGGCTGGGATGCGACCGGCGCGCGCGAGGCCCTCATCCTGCAGGCGGCGCTGATCGTCGGCTCGATCAACGAGCCCGACTCGCCCCGCCGCGGCGGCTGA
- a CDS encoding ACP S-malonyltransferase, which yields MIVIVCPGQGSQTPGFLDPWLSESSFRDQLTGISDAVGIDLVAHGTVSDADTIRDTAIAQPLIVSAGLLTLSALFADERRDRVGGIAGHSVGELTAAAGAGVLSETDAVAFVRERGAAMARAAAEAQTGMSAVIGADETELLARLDELGLSPANYNGGGQIVVAGALDALAQLAENPPVRARVIPLQVAGAFHTRYMASAVPALEQFASTLTTNDPTLRLWTNKDGSEVTDGAEFLRLLVGQVSSPVRWDLDMKAFEEAGVTGLIEVAPAGALVGLAKRGLKGVPTVAIKTPDDLPAAFDLIDQAA from the coding sequence GTGATCGTCATCGTGTGCCCGGGTCAGGGATCCCAGACCCCCGGCTTCCTGGACCCCTGGCTCAGCGAGTCCTCGTTCCGCGACCAGCTCACCGGCATCTCCGACGCGGTCGGCATCGACCTGGTGGCGCACGGCACCGTGAGTGACGCCGACACCATCCGTGACACCGCGATCGCTCAACCGCTCATCGTCTCGGCCGGACTGCTGACACTGTCCGCACTCTTCGCCGACGAGCGCCGCGATCGGGTCGGCGGCATCGCCGGTCACTCGGTCGGCGAGCTCACCGCGGCTGCCGGAGCCGGTGTCCTCAGCGAGACCGACGCCGTCGCCTTCGTGCGCGAGCGCGGTGCCGCCATGGCCCGCGCGGCCGCCGAGGCGCAGACCGGCATGAGCGCCGTGATCGGCGCCGACGAGACCGAGCTCCTCGCCCGACTCGACGAGCTGGGCCTCTCCCCCGCCAATTACAACGGCGGCGGCCAGATCGTCGTCGCCGGCGCCCTGGATGCGCTCGCCCAGCTGGCCGAGAACCCGCCGGTCCGCGCGCGCGTCATCCCGCTGCAGGTCGCCGGTGCGTTCCACACCCGGTACATGGCGTCCGCCGTCCCGGCGCTCGAGCAGTTCGCCTCCACCCTGACGACGAACGACCCGACGCTGCGCCTCTGGACCAACAAGGACGGCTCCGAGGTGACCGACGGCGCCGAGTTCCTGCGACTCCTCGTCGGCCAGGTCTCGTCGCCGGTGCGCTGGGACCTCGACATGAAGGCCTTCGAGGAGGCCGGCGTCACCGGCCTGATCGAGGTCGCCCCCGCCGGCGCGCTCGTCGGCCTCGCCAAGCGCGGCCTGAAGGGCGTGCCGACCGTCGCCATCAAGACCCCCGACGACCTGCCGGCCGCCTTCGACCTCATCGACCAGGCCGCGTAA